In Streptomyces seoulensis, the following are encoded in one genomic region:
- a CDS encoding IclR family transcriptional regulator yields MGRLVPAVTRAFDILELFLDGDGTLSAPDIVRRLGLPRTTVHELVTTLAARSYLVPVPGQPGRYRLGVRPYQLGSRYAEQLDLAAEGGEVARTVAETCDETVHVALLEDTDVIYIAKVDSTHAVRMVSAAGRRLPAHCTAVGKMLLASLPAPELAARVPDGAELAAMTPDSLTDPGQLRDVLAEIRRRGVAVERRESNPDVSCVAAPVRDRTGRVVAALSISVPTVRWSEERRPELEALAVQGAAELSGRLGYREAA; encoded by the coding sequence GTGGGACGCCTCGTGCCCGCCGTGACGCGGGCTTTCGACATCCTGGAGCTGTTCCTCGACGGGGACGGCACCCTCTCCGCGCCGGACATCGTGCGCAGACTCGGCCTTCCGCGCACCACCGTGCACGAGCTGGTCACCACCCTTGCCGCCCGCTCCTACCTGGTACCGGTACCAGGACAGCCCGGCCGGTACCGGCTCGGCGTACGCCCGTACCAGCTCGGCAGCCGGTACGCCGAGCAGCTCGACCTCGCGGCCGAGGGCGGCGAGGTGGCCCGTACCGTCGCCGAGACCTGCGACGAGACGGTCCATGTGGCGCTGCTGGAGGACACCGACGTCATCTACATCGCCAAGGTCGACTCCACCCACGCCGTCCGCATGGTCTCCGCCGCCGGACGCCGGCTGCCCGCGCACTGCACGGCCGTCGGCAAGATGCTGCTGGCCTCGCTGCCCGCGCCGGAGCTGGCCGCACGCGTCCCCGACGGCGCCGAACTGGCCGCGATGACCCCGGACAGCCTCACCGACCCGGGGCAACTGCGCGACGTGCTCGCGGAGATCCGGCGCCGGGGGGTCGCGGTGGAGCGCCGGGAGTCCAACCCGGACGTGAGCTGCGTCGCCGCCCCGGTCCGCGACCGCACCGGGCGGGTGGTGGCCGCGCTGTCCATCTCGGTGCCCACGGTCCGCTGGAGCGAGGAACGCCGTCCCGAGCTGGAGGCGCTCGCCGTCCAGGGCGCCGCCGAACTCTCCGGGCGCCTCGGGTACCGGGAGGCGGCGTGA